A single region of the Neomonachus schauinslandi chromosome 3, ASM220157v2, whole genome shotgun sequence genome encodes:
- the DES gene encoding desmin isoform X4, whose protein sequence is MSQAYSSSQRVSSYRRTFGGAGGFPHVSPLSSPVFPRAGFGTKGSSSSVTSRVYQMSRTSGGAGGLGALRASRLGSARAPSSYGAGELLDFSLADAVNQEFLTTRTNEKVELQELNDRFANYIEKVRFLEQQNAALAAEVNRLKGREPTRVAEIYEEELRELRRQVEVLTNQRARVDVERDNLLDDLQRLKAKLQEEIQLKEEAENNLAAFRADVDAATLARIDLERRIESLNEEIAFLKKVHEEEIRELQAQLQEQQVQVEMDMSKPDLTAALRDIRAQYETIAAKNISEAEEWYKSKVSDLTQAANKNNDALRQAKQEMMEYRHQIQSYTCEIDALKGTDNIARLEEEIRHLKDEMARHLREYQDLLNVKMALDVEIATYRKLLEGEESRINLPIQTFSALNFRETSPEQRGSEVHTKKTVMIKTIETRDGEVVSEATQQQHEVL, encoded by the exons ATGAGCCAGGCCTACTCGTCCAGCCAGCGCGTGTCCTCCTACCGCCGCACGTTCGGCGGGGCCGGGGGCTTCCCACACGTCTCCCCGCTAAGCTCGCCCGTGTTCCCGCGCGCGGGCTTCGGCACCAAGGGCTCCTCGAGCTCGGTGACGTCCCGCGTGTACCAGATGTCGCGCACGtcgggcggggccgggggcctGGGGGCGCTGCGGGCCAGCCGGCTGGGGTCGGCCCGCGCGCCCTCCTCCTACGGCGCGGGCGAGCTGCTGGACTTCTCGCTGGCCGACGCCGTGAACCAGGAGTTCCTGACCACGCGCACCAACGAGAAGGTGGAGCTGCAGGAGCTCAACGACCGCTTCGCCAACTACATCGAGAAGGTGCGCTTCCTGGAGCAGCAGAACGCGGCGCTCGCCGCCGAGGTGAACCGGCTCAAGGGCCGCGAACCGACGCGGGTCGCCGAGATCTACGAGGAGGAGCTGCGCGAGCTGCGGCGCCAGGTGGAGGTGCTCACCAACCAGCGCGCCCGCGTGGACGTCGAGCGTGACAACCTGCTGGACGACCTGCAGCGGCTCAAGGCCAA GCTGCAAGAGGAGATTCAGTTGAAAGAAGAAGCAGAGAACAATTTGGCTGCCTTCCGAGCG GACGTGGATGCGGCTACTCTAGCTCGAATTGACCTGGAGCGCAGGATTGAATCTCTCAACGAGGAAATTGCATTCCTTAAGAAAGTGCATGAAGAG GAGATCCGAGAGCTACAGGCTCAACTTCAGGAGCAGCAGGTACAGGTGGAGATGGACATGTCCAAGCCGGACCTCACCGCAGCCCTCAGGGACATACGGGCTCAGTATGAGACCATTGCGGCTAAGAACATCTCAGAAGCTGAGGAATGGTACAAGTCCAAG gtGTCCGACCTGACCCAGGCAGCCAACAAGAACAACGACGCCTTGCGCCAGGCCAAGCAGGAGATGATGGAGTACCGACACCAGATCCAGTCCTACACCTGTGAGATCGACGCCCTCAAGGGCACT GACAACATTGCGCGTCTGGAGGAAGAGATCCGGCACCTCAAGGATGAGATGGCCCGCCACCTGCGCGAGTACCAGGACCTGCTCAATGTCAAGATGGCCCTGGATGTGGAGATTGCCACCTACCGGAAGCTGCTGGAGGGCGAGGAAAGCCG gATCAACCTCCCCATCCAGACCTTCTCTGCTCTCAACTTCCGAG AAACAAGCCCAGAGCAAAGGGGTTCTGAGGTCCATACCAAGAAGACGGTGATGATCAAGACCATCGAGACCCGGGATGGGGAG gtTGTTAGTGAGGCCACACAGCAGCAACATGAGGTGCTCTAA
- the DES gene encoding desmin isoform X2, producing the protein MSQAYSSSQRVSSYRRTFGGAGGFPHVSPLSSPVFPRAGFGTKGSSSSVTSRVYQMSRTSGGAGGLGALRASRLGSARAPSSYGAGELLDFSLADAVNQEFLTTRTNEKVELQELNDRFANYIEKVRFLEQQNAALAAEVNRLKGREPTRVAEIYEEELRELRRQVEVLTNQRARVDVERDNLLDDLQRLKAKLQEEIQLKEEAENNLAAFRDVDAATLARIDLERRIESLNEEIAFLKKVHEEEIRELQAQLQEQQVQVEMDMSKPDLTAALRDIRAQYETIAAKNISEAEEWYKSKVSDLTQAANKNNDALRQAKQEMMEYRHQIQSYTCEIDALKGTNDSLMRQMREMEDRFASEASGYQDNIARLEEEIRHLKDEMARHLREYQDLLNVKMALDVEIATYRKLLEGEESRINLPIQTFSALNFRETSPEQRGSEVHTKKTVMIKTIETRDGEVVSEATQQQHEVL; encoded by the exons ATGAGCCAGGCCTACTCGTCCAGCCAGCGCGTGTCCTCCTACCGCCGCACGTTCGGCGGGGCCGGGGGCTTCCCACACGTCTCCCCGCTAAGCTCGCCCGTGTTCCCGCGCGCGGGCTTCGGCACCAAGGGCTCCTCGAGCTCGGTGACGTCCCGCGTGTACCAGATGTCGCGCACGtcgggcggggccgggggcctGGGGGCGCTGCGGGCCAGCCGGCTGGGGTCGGCCCGCGCGCCCTCCTCCTACGGCGCGGGCGAGCTGCTGGACTTCTCGCTGGCCGACGCCGTGAACCAGGAGTTCCTGACCACGCGCACCAACGAGAAGGTGGAGCTGCAGGAGCTCAACGACCGCTTCGCCAACTACATCGAGAAGGTGCGCTTCCTGGAGCAGCAGAACGCGGCGCTCGCCGCCGAGGTGAACCGGCTCAAGGGCCGCGAACCGACGCGGGTCGCCGAGATCTACGAGGAGGAGCTGCGCGAGCTGCGGCGCCAGGTGGAGGTGCTCACCAACCAGCGCGCCCGCGTGGACGTCGAGCGTGACAACCTGCTGGACGACCTGCAGCGGCTCAAGGCCAA GCTGCAAGAGGAGATTCAGTTGAAAGAAGAAGCAGAGAACAATTTGGCTGCCTTCCGA GACGTGGATGCGGCTACTCTAGCTCGAATTGACCTGGAGCGCAGGATTGAATCTCTCAACGAGGAAATTGCATTCCTTAAGAAAGTGCATGAAGAG GAGATCCGAGAGCTACAGGCTCAACTTCAGGAGCAGCAGGTACAGGTGGAGATGGACATGTCCAAGCCGGACCTCACCGCAGCCCTCAGGGACATACGGGCTCAGTATGAGACCATTGCGGCTAAGAACATCTCAGAAGCTGAGGAATGGTACAAGTCCAAG gtGTCCGACCTGACCCAGGCAGCCAACAAGAACAACGACGCCTTGCGCCAGGCCAAGCAGGAGATGATGGAGTACCGACACCAGATCCAGTCCTACACCTGTGAGATCGACGCCCTCAAGGGCACT AATGATTCGCTGATGAGGCAGATGCGCGAGATGGAAGACCGCTTTGCTAGTGAGGCCAGCGGTTACCAGGACAACATTGCGCGTCTGGAGGAAGAGATCCGGCACCTCAAGGATGAGATGGCCCGCCACCTGCGCGAGTACCAGGACCTGCTCAATGTCAAGATGGCCCTGGATGTGGAGATTGCCACCTACCGGAAGCTGCTGGAGGGCGAGGAAAGCCG gATCAACCTCCCCATCCAGACCTTCTCTGCTCTCAACTTCCGAG AAACAAGCCCAGAGCAAAGGGGTTCTGAGGTCCATACCAAGAAGACGGTGATGATCAAGACCATCGAGACCCGGGATGGGGAG gtTGTTAGTGAGGCCACACAGCAGCAACATGAGGTGCTCTAA
- the DES gene encoding desmin isoform X1, translated as MSQAYSSSQRVSSYRRTFGGAGGFPHVSPLSSPVFPRAGFGTKGSSSSVTSRVYQMSRTSGGAGGLGALRASRLGSARAPSSYGAGELLDFSLADAVNQEFLTTRTNEKVELQELNDRFANYIEKVRFLEQQNAALAAEVNRLKGREPTRVAEIYEEELRELRRQVEVLTNQRARVDVERDNLLDDLQRLKAKLQEEIQLKEEAENNLAAFRADVDAATLARIDLERRIESLNEEIAFLKKVHEEEIRELQAQLQEQQVQVEMDMSKPDLTAALRDIRAQYETIAAKNISEAEEWYKSKVSDLTQAANKNNDALRQAKQEMMEYRHQIQSYTCEIDALKGTNDSLMRQMREMEDRFASEASGYQDNIARLEEEIRHLKDEMARHLREYQDLLNVKMALDVEIATYRKLLEGEESRINLPIQTFSALNFRETSPEQRGSEVHTKKTVMIKTIETRDGEVVSEATQQQHEVL; from the exons ATGAGCCAGGCCTACTCGTCCAGCCAGCGCGTGTCCTCCTACCGCCGCACGTTCGGCGGGGCCGGGGGCTTCCCACACGTCTCCCCGCTAAGCTCGCCCGTGTTCCCGCGCGCGGGCTTCGGCACCAAGGGCTCCTCGAGCTCGGTGACGTCCCGCGTGTACCAGATGTCGCGCACGtcgggcggggccgggggcctGGGGGCGCTGCGGGCCAGCCGGCTGGGGTCGGCCCGCGCGCCCTCCTCCTACGGCGCGGGCGAGCTGCTGGACTTCTCGCTGGCCGACGCCGTGAACCAGGAGTTCCTGACCACGCGCACCAACGAGAAGGTGGAGCTGCAGGAGCTCAACGACCGCTTCGCCAACTACATCGAGAAGGTGCGCTTCCTGGAGCAGCAGAACGCGGCGCTCGCCGCCGAGGTGAACCGGCTCAAGGGCCGCGAACCGACGCGGGTCGCCGAGATCTACGAGGAGGAGCTGCGCGAGCTGCGGCGCCAGGTGGAGGTGCTCACCAACCAGCGCGCCCGCGTGGACGTCGAGCGTGACAACCTGCTGGACGACCTGCAGCGGCTCAAGGCCAA GCTGCAAGAGGAGATTCAGTTGAAAGAAGAAGCAGAGAACAATTTGGCTGCCTTCCGAGCG GACGTGGATGCGGCTACTCTAGCTCGAATTGACCTGGAGCGCAGGATTGAATCTCTCAACGAGGAAATTGCATTCCTTAAGAAAGTGCATGAAGAG GAGATCCGAGAGCTACAGGCTCAACTTCAGGAGCAGCAGGTACAGGTGGAGATGGACATGTCCAAGCCGGACCTCACCGCAGCCCTCAGGGACATACGGGCTCAGTATGAGACCATTGCGGCTAAGAACATCTCAGAAGCTGAGGAATGGTACAAGTCCAAG gtGTCCGACCTGACCCAGGCAGCCAACAAGAACAACGACGCCTTGCGCCAGGCCAAGCAGGAGATGATGGAGTACCGACACCAGATCCAGTCCTACACCTGTGAGATCGACGCCCTCAAGGGCACT AATGATTCGCTGATGAGGCAGATGCGCGAGATGGAAGACCGCTTTGCTAGTGAGGCCAGCGGTTACCAGGACAACATTGCGCGTCTGGAGGAAGAGATCCGGCACCTCAAGGATGAGATGGCCCGCCACCTGCGCGAGTACCAGGACCTGCTCAATGTCAAGATGGCCCTGGATGTGGAGATTGCCACCTACCGGAAGCTGCTGGAGGGCGAGGAAAGCCG gATCAACCTCCCCATCCAGACCTTCTCTGCTCTCAACTTCCGAG AAACAAGCCCAGAGCAAAGGGGTTCTGAGGTCCATACCAAGAAGACGGTGATGATCAAGACCATCGAGACCCGGGATGGGGAG gtTGTTAGTGAGGCCACACAGCAGCAACATGAGGTGCTCTAA
- the DES gene encoding desmin isoform X3, with the protein MSQAYSSSQRVSSYRRTFGGAGGFPHVSPLSSPVFPRAGFGTKGSSSSVTSRVYQMSRTSGGAGGLGALRASRLGSARAPSSYGAGELLDFSLADAVNQEFLTTRTNEKVELQELNDRFANYIEKVRFLEQQNAALAAEVNRLKGREPTRVAEIYEEELRELRRQVEVLTNQRARVDVERDNLLDDLQRLKAKLQEEIQLKEEAENNLAAFRADVDAATLARIDLERRIESLNEEIAFLKKVHEEEIRELQAQLQEQQVQVEMDMSKPDLTAALRDIRAQYETIAAKNISEAEEWYKSKVSDLTQAANKNNDALRQAKQEMMEYRHQIQSYTCEIDALKGTMREMEDRFASEASGYQDNIARLEEEIRHLKDEMARHLREYQDLLNVKMALDVEIATYRKLLEGEESRINLPIQTFSALNFRETSPEQRGSEVHTKKTVMIKTIETRDGEVVSEATQQQHEVL; encoded by the exons ATGAGCCAGGCCTACTCGTCCAGCCAGCGCGTGTCCTCCTACCGCCGCACGTTCGGCGGGGCCGGGGGCTTCCCACACGTCTCCCCGCTAAGCTCGCCCGTGTTCCCGCGCGCGGGCTTCGGCACCAAGGGCTCCTCGAGCTCGGTGACGTCCCGCGTGTACCAGATGTCGCGCACGtcgggcggggccgggggcctGGGGGCGCTGCGGGCCAGCCGGCTGGGGTCGGCCCGCGCGCCCTCCTCCTACGGCGCGGGCGAGCTGCTGGACTTCTCGCTGGCCGACGCCGTGAACCAGGAGTTCCTGACCACGCGCACCAACGAGAAGGTGGAGCTGCAGGAGCTCAACGACCGCTTCGCCAACTACATCGAGAAGGTGCGCTTCCTGGAGCAGCAGAACGCGGCGCTCGCCGCCGAGGTGAACCGGCTCAAGGGCCGCGAACCGACGCGGGTCGCCGAGATCTACGAGGAGGAGCTGCGCGAGCTGCGGCGCCAGGTGGAGGTGCTCACCAACCAGCGCGCCCGCGTGGACGTCGAGCGTGACAACCTGCTGGACGACCTGCAGCGGCTCAAGGCCAA GCTGCAAGAGGAGATTCAGTTGAAAGAAGAAGCAGAGAACAATTTGGCTGCCTTCCGAGCG GACGTGGATGCGGCTACTCTAGCTCGAATTGACCTGGAGCGCAGGATTGAATCTCTCAACGAGGAAATTGCATTCCTTAAGAAAGTGCATGAAGAG GAGATCCGAGAGCTACAGGCTCAACTTCAGGAGCAGCAGGTACAGGTGGAGATGGACATGTCCAAGCCGGACCTCACCGCAGCCCTCAGGGACATACGGGCTCAGTATGAGACCATTGCGGCTAAGAACATCTCAGAAGCTGAGGAATGGTACAAGTCCAAG gtGTCCGACCTGACCCAGGCAGCCAACAAGAACAACGACGCCTTGCGCCAGGCCAAGCAGGAGATGATGGAGTACCGACACCAGATCCAGTCCTACACCTGTGAGATCGACGCCCTCAAGGGCACT ATGCGCGAGATGGAAGACCGCTTTGCTAGTGAGGCCAGCGGTTACCAGGACAACATTGCGCGTCTGGAGGAAGAGATCCGGCACCTCAAGGATGAGATGGCCCGCCACCTGCGCGAGTACCAGGACCTGCTCAATGTCAAGATGGCCCTGGATGTGGAGATTGCCACCTACCGGAAGCTGCTGGAGGGCGAGGAAAGCCG gATCAACCTCCCCATCCAGACCTTCTCTGCTCTCAACTTCCGAG AAACAAGCCCAGAGCAAAGGGGTTCTGAGGTCCATACCAAGAAGACGGTGATGATCAAGACCATCGAGACCCGGGATGGGGAG gtTGTTAGTGAGGCCACACAGCAGCAACATGAGGTGCTCTAA
- the DES gene encoding desmin isoform X6, with protein sequence MSQAYSSSQRVSSYRRTFGGAGGFPHVSPLSSPVFPRAGFGTKGSSSSVTSRVYQMSRTSGGAGGLGALRASRLGSARAPSSYGAGELLDFSLADAVNQEFLTTRTNEKVELQELNDRFANYIEKVRFLEQQNAALAAEVNRLKGREPTRVAEIYEEELRELRRQVEVLTNQRARVDVERDNLLDDLQRLKAKLQEEIQLKEEAENNLAAFRADVDAATLARIDLERRIESLNEEIAFLKKVHEEDLLNVKMALDVEIATYRKLLEGEESRINLPIQTFSALNFRETSPEQRGSEVHTKKTVMIKTIETRDGEVVSEATQQQHEVL encoded by the exons ATGAGCCAGGCCTACTCGTCCAGCCAGCGCGTGTCCTCCTACCGCCGCACGTTCGGCGGGGCCGGGGGCTTCCCACACGTCTCCCCGCTAAGCTCGCCCGTGTTCCCGCGCGCGGGCTTCGGCACCAAGGGCTCCTCGAGCTCGGTGACGTCCCGCGTGTACCAGATGTCGCGCACGtcgggcggggccgggggcctGGGGGCGCTGCGGGCCAGCCGGCTGGGGTCGGCCCGCGCGCCCTCCTCCTACGGCGCGGGCGAGCTGCTGGACTTCTCGCTGGCCGACGCCGTGAACCAGGAGTTCCTGACCACGCGCACCAACGAGAAGGTGGAGCTGCAGGAGCTCAACGACCGCTTCGCCAACTACATCGAGAAGGTGCGCTTCCTGGAGCAGCAGAACGCGGCGCTCGCCGCCGAGGTGAACCGGCTCAAGGGCCGCGAACCGACGCGGGTCGCCGAGATCTACGAGGAGGAGCTGCGCGAGCTGCGGCGCCAGGTGGAGGTGCTCACCAACCAGCGCGCCCGCGTGGACGTCGAGCGTGACAACCTGCTGGACGACCTGCAGCGGCTCAAGGCCAA GCTGCAAGAGGAGATTCAGTTGAAAGAAGAAGCAGAGAACAATTTGGCTGCCTTCCGAGCG GACGTGGATGCGGCTACTCTAGCTCGAATTGACCTGGAGCGCAGGATTGAATCTCTCAACGAGGAAATTGCATTCCTTAAGAAAGTGCATGAAGAG GACCTGCTCAATGTCAAGATGGCCCTGGATGTGGAGATTGCCACCTACCGGAAGCTGCTGGAGGGCGAGGAAAGCCG gATCAACCTCCCCATCCAGACCTTCTCTGCTCTCAACTTCCGAG AAACAAGCCCAGAGCAAAGGGGTTCTGAGGTCCATACCAAGAAGACGGTGATGATCAAGACCATCGAGACCCGGGATGGGGAG gtTGTTAGTGAGGCCACACAGCAGCAACATGAGGTGCTCTAA
- the DES gene encoding desmin isoform X5: MSQAYSSSQRVSSYRRTFGGAGGFPHVSPLSSPVFPRAGFGTKGSSSSVTSRVYQMSRTSGGAGGLGALRASRLGSARAPSSYGAGELLDFSLADAVNQEFLTTRTNEKVELQELNDRFANYIEKVRFLEQQNAALAAEVNRLKGREPTRVAEIYEEELRELRRQEQQVQVEMDMSKPDLTAALRDIRAQYETIAAKNISEAEEWYKSKVSDLTQAANKNNDALRQAKQEMMEYRHQIQSYTCEIDALKGTNDSLMRQMREMEDRFASEASGYQDNIARLEEEIRHLKDEMARHLREYQDLLNVKMALDVEIATYRKLLEGEESRINLPIQTFSALNFRETSPEQRGSEVHTKKTVMIKTIETRDGEVVSEATQQQHEVL; encoded by the exons ATGAGCCAGGCCTACTCGTCCAGCCAGCGCGTGTCCTCCTACCGCCGCACGTTCGGCGGGGCCGGGGGCTTCCCACACGTCTCCCCGCTAAGCTCGCCCGTGTTCCCGCGCGCGGGCTTCGGCACCAAGGGCTCCTCGAGCTCGGTGACGTCCCGCGTGTACCAGATGTCGCGCACGtcgggcggggccgggggcctGGGGGCGCTGCGGGCCAGCCGGCTGGGGTCGGCCCGCGCGCCCTCCTCCTACGGCGCGGGCGAGCTGCTGGACTTCTCGCTGGCCGACGCCGTGAACCAGGAGTTCCTGACCACGCGCACCAACGAGAAGGTGGAGCTGCAGGAGCTCAACGACCGCTTCGCCAACTACATCGAGAAGGTGCGCTTCCTGGAGCAGCAGAACGCGGCGCTCGCCGCCGAGGTGAACCGGCTCAAGGGCCGCGAACCGACGCGGGTCGCCGAGATCTACGAGGAGGAGCTGCGCGAGCTGCGGCGCCAG GAGCAGCAGGTACAGGTGGAGATGGACATGTCCAAGCCGGACCTCACCGCAGCCCTCAGGGACATACGGGCTCAGTATGAGACCATTGCGGCTAAGAACATCTCAGAAGCTGAGGAATGGTACAAGTCCAAG gtGTCCGACCTGACCCAGGCAGCCAACAAGAACAACGACGCCTTGCGCCAGGCCAAGCAGGAGATGATGGAGTACCGACACCAGATCCAGTCCTACACCTGTGAGATCGACGCCCTCAAGGGCACT AATGATTCGCTGATGAGGCAGATGCGCGAGATGGAAGACCGCTTTGCTAGTGAGGCCAGCGGTTACCAGGACAACATTGCGCGTCTGGAGGAAGAGATCCGGCACCTCAAGGATGAGATGGCCCGCCACCTGCGCGAGTACCAGGACCTGCTCAATGTCAAGATGGCCCTGGATGTGGAGATTGCCACCTACCGGAAGCTGCTGGAGGGCGAGGAAAGCCG gATCAACCTCCCCATCCAGACCTTCTCTGCTCTCAACTTCCGAG AAACAAGCCCAGAGCAAAGGGGTTCTGAGGTCCATACCAAGAAGACGGTGATGATCAAGACCATCGAGACCCGGGATGGGGAG gtTGTTAGTGAGGCCACACAGCAGCAACATGAGGTGCTCTAA